In Gemmobacter sp., the sequence TGCAGGAACAGTTCCGGCGCGCGGGTCGCACGCTGGCGGTTGCGGGCAAGGGCGGCGGGGTCGGTCAACTGGGGCGCGGACATGCGCCGGACCATAGGGGGACGGAATGCGAATGCAAGCCCTGGTGCAGGCGATCTATCCGCCGCAATGCCTGTGCTGCGATGCGGTCGTGGATCAGGATTTTGCCCTGTGCGGCCCCTGCTGGCGCGATACGCCCTTTGTCGCCGGGCTGGCCTGCGACCGTTGCGGCCTGCCCCTTGTGGGGGAGGAGGCGACGGGCGCCCGCATCCTGTGCGACGATTGTCTGCGGCTGGCTCGCCCCTGGGATCGTGGCCGGGCGGTGGCCACCTATGGCGGCAATGCCCGGCGCATGGTGCTGCAACTCAAGCATGCCGACCGGCTGGATCTTGCCCGCCCCCTCGGCGACTGGATGGCCCGTGCAGCGGCCGACATTCTGGAACCCGGCATGATCATCGCCCCGGTGCCGCTGCACTGGCTGCGCCTGCTGCGCCGGCGCACCAACCAGTCGGCCCTGCTGTCCGCCCGCATCGCGCGCAGCACCGGGCTGGACCATATCCCCGACCTGCTGGTCCGCATCCGCCATACCCCCAGCCAGGAAGGGCGGGGGCGCGACGCCCGCTTCCGC encodes:
- a CDS encoding double zinc ribbon domain-containing protein; the encoded protein is MRMQALVQAIYPPQCLCCDAVVDQDFALCGPCWRDTPFVAGLACDRCGLPLVGEEATGARILCDDCLRLARPWDRGRAVATYGGNARRMVLQLKHADRLDLARPLGDWMARAAADILEPGMIIAPVPLHWLRLLRRRTNQSALLSARIARSTGLDHIPDLLVRIRHTPSQEGRGRDARFRNLSAALRAHPRRIAQAQGRHVLLVDDVMTSGATLAAGADALLAAGVAQVSVLVLARVAHPGG